The Terriglobales bacterium genome includes a window with the following:
- a CDS encoding SRPBCC family protein, giving the protein MPALSVTRSFPFPPDRVFDAWLDPARASRFLFATPDGQMVRCDIDARVGGRFNLTDRRNGEDVEHVGTYEEIRRPERLVFTFSVPKYSPVVTRVAIDIVPTTHGCELTLTHEGVLDEWAEATRK; this is encoded by the coding sequence ATGCCGGCATTATCTGTAACCCGCTCGTTTCCCTTCCCGCCTGATCGCGTCTTTGATGCGTGGCTTGATCCGGCGCGGGCGTCGCGATTTCTGTTTGCCACGCCGGACGGACAGATGGTCCGCTGCGATATTGATGCGCGCGTGGGTGGCCGCTTTAACCTGACCGACCGGCGCAATGGCGAGGACGTGGAGCACGTCGGCACGTATGAAGAGATACGGAGGCCGGAGCGGCTGGTGTTTACCTTCAGCGTCCCGAAGTACTCGCCGGTGGTGACGCGGGTGGCGATCGATATCGTGCCGACTACCCATGGGTGTGAACTGACGCTTACTCATGAGGGTGTGCTGGACGAGTGGGCGGAAGCGACACGGAAGG
- a CDS encoding TonB family protein: METSEIPTAPGPETSEDVFQNMTEYDLHETPVVLLELQDELARSRRREALWISVVVHLLVVIAIATSPKWAYPVRGVVVMTPADILKQQEMTYLALPPDAQKVTEPPKTDIISDKNRIASSKIPSPNQKELRKILDSARPGPPSQPGAPQPPTPPAQQQQMAQAPQPQNPVQQQAQRGGGGPQLPPSQNQSPRLESLSPGGGSASANNPFRAAMSAGSAIEQAARATVGSRGVGGGAGDYGLGTGRQGGTVHSQLDILSDTRGVDFGPYLERILHTVRLNWYNLIPEVARPPLMKEGKVSIEFAILKNGQVAGMRLAGQSGDISLDRAAWGGITASNPFPPLPGEFSGEYLALRFHFYYNPRSNSLQ; the protein is encoded by the coding sequence ATGGAGACCTCCGAAATCCCGACCGCACCCGGTCCTGAGACGTCAGAAGACGTATTCCAGAACATGACGGAGTACGACCTGCACGAGACCCCCGTGGTGCTGCTCGAATTGCAGGATGAACTCGCGCGTTCCAGAAGGCGCGAGGCACTGTGGATCTCCGTCGTCGTTCACCTGCTGGTGGTGATAGCGATCGCGACCTCGCCGAAGTGGGCCTATCCGGTTCGCGGCGTGGTGGTGATGACTCCCGCCGACATCCTCAAACAGCAGGAGATGACCTACCTCGCCCTGCCGCCGGATGCGCAGAAGGTCACCGAGCCTCCGAAGACCGACATCATTTCGGACAAGAACCGAATTGCTTCCTCGAAGATTCCAAGCCCGAACCAAAAGGAACTCAGGAAGATATTGGACTCCGCCCGTCCGGGACCGCCAAGCCAGCCCGGCGCGCCTCAGCCACCGACGCCCCCGGCACAACAGCAACAAATGGCGCAAGCGCCTCAACCGCAGAATCCAGTGCAGCAGCAAGCACAACGTGGCGGCGGCGGTCCACAGTTGCCTCCGTCGCAAAACCAAAGCCCCCGGCTGGAATCGCTGAGTCCGGGCGGTGGAAGCGCCTCGGCTAACAATCCGTTCCGCGCAGCGATGTCTGCGGGTTCGGCCATCGAACAGGCTGCACGAGCCACAGTTGGATCGCGAGGTGTTGGTGGCGGTGCGGGCGATTATGGATTGGGCACGGGCCGCCAGGGTGGGACAGTTCACAGCCAGCTCGACATCCTGAGCGACACACGCGGCGTGGACTTCGGCCCGTACCTCGAGCGAATTCTGCACACGGTTCGATTGAACTGGTACAACCTGATCCCCGAAGTGGCTCGGCCTCCACTGATGAAAGAGGGAAAGGTCTCGATTGAATTTGCGATTCTGAAGAACGGGCAGGTCGCCGGCATGAGACTGGCGGGTCAGTCGGGCGATATCTCACTGGATCGCGCAGCGTGGGGCGGCATCACGGCGTCAAATCCGTTTCCGCCACTGCCGGGTGAATTCAGCGGCGAGTACCTGGCACTGCGTTTTCACTTCTATTACAACCCGCGCAGCAACAGCCTCCAATAA
- a CDS encoding cupin domain-containing protein, with product MDRRSFLNMALAAVPALAVAQEQGSKPEPKIEPKQDAGKSGGAVVVAAGKDRYGMERPRPFGTSAFKVATQDSGGDMFVMEHRLTVKGGPPLHLHHGEDELFYIMEGDFLFEIGGRRFKAGPGDSVLGPKGIPHTWAFVGNTPGKMLFVFAPAGKMEDFFAERDRRGGGLVEDAAFLKKYGMELLGPRLKIE from the coding sequence ATGGATCGTCGTTCGTTTTTGAATATGGCGCTGGCGGCGGTGCCGGCGCTGGCGGTGGCGCAAGAACAGGGGTCGAAGCCGGAGCCCAAAATAGAGCCAAAGCAGGACGCAGGCAAGAGTGGGGGCGCGGTGGTGGTCGCGGCGGGGAAGGACCGGTACGGGATGGAGAGGCCGCGTCCGTTTGGAACGTCGGCGTTCAAGGTTGCGACCCAGGATTCGGGCGGCGACATGTTCGTGATGGAGCATCGGCTGACGGTGAAGGGCGGCCCGCCCCTGCATCTGCATCACGGCGAAGACGAATTGTTCTACATCATGGAAGGGGATTTCCTGTTTGAGATCGGCGGTCGGAGGTTCAAGGCCGGGCCGGGGGACTCGGTGCTGGGGCCGAAGGGTATCCCGCACACGTGGGCGTTCGTGGGGAACACGCCGGGGAAGATGCTGTTCGTGTTCGCTCCGGCGGGAAAGATGGAAGATTTCTTTGCGGAGCGTGACCGTCGTGGCGGAGGCCTGGTGGAAGACGCGGCGTTCCTGAAGAAGTACGGGATGGAGTTGCTGGGTCCGAGGTTGAAGATCGAGTAG
- a CDS encoding molybdopterin-dependent oxidoreductase has protein sequence MKHVVHAACPHDCPDACGVLITIDDGKATKIQGDPAHPVTRGFLCAKVAKYLDRVYSPGRVLHPMRRKKGLAKGSGTRSFEDFERITWDQALDEITARLKSIAQEFGPEAILPYSYGGTLGALNGSSMDRRFFHRLGASQLDRTICASAGGDAILTVLGKKLGTEPEQFRHSKYIIAWGANIHGNNVHLWPFIEEARRSGAKLVVIDPYKTRTAKCADWYLPINPGTDVALALGMMHVIINEGIYDADYVSQHTLGFDELRAKVQEYTPEKVSGWTGISADDIRKLAREYATVRHAAIRLNYGLQRCENGGMAVRAITMLPCITGSWKEVGGGLQLSTSGAYPLCSDALERMDLMHVALGRPARIVNMSQLGLALGTVTDPPIKALFVYASNPAAVTPNHNEVVRQLKREDLFTVVHEQFLTDTTDYADIVLPATTFFEHKDLQKAYGHYYLQVSNQAIEPLGEAVSNVELFRRLAQRFGFTEECFRETEDQMIDAALASKDPWLKGLTRPTLEKAGHKRLNFGTEDPFLPFANGHFYTKSGKAELYSESLKDMGLDPVASFVAPTESRHTNNGHSKYPFELLARKADNFLNSTFANLPGTRAMENPSLLEIHPEDAGPRGIKDGHPVAVYNDRGEIRLTAKVTDTVQPRVLGAKLDWAKHSSEGININVLTSERLTDIGRGPTFYSVLVDVRPL, from the coding sequence ATGAAGCACGTGGTCCACGCCGCCTGTCCGCACGATTGTCCCGATGCATGCGGGGTTTTGATCACCATCGACGATGGCAAGGCGACGAAGATCCAGGGCGATCCGGCGCACCCGGTAACCCGCGGGTTCCTCTGCGCGAAAGTCGCGAAGTACCTGGACCGCGTGTATTCGCCTGGGCGCGTGCTCCATCCCATGCGCCGCAAGAAAGGCCTCGCCAAAGGCAGCGGCACCCGGTCGTTCGAAGATTTCGAGCGCATCACCTGGGACCAGGCGCTCGACGAAATCACCGCGCGGCTGAAATCAATCGCCCAGGAATTCGGGCCGGAAGCCATTCTTCCTTACTCTTACGGAGGAACGCTCGGCGCACTGAACGGATCGTCGATGGACCGGCGTTTCTTCCACCGCCTCGGTGCCTCGCAACTCGACCGCACCATCTGCGCCAGCGCCGGCGGCGACGCCATCCTGACCGTGCTCGGAAAAAAGTTGGGCACCGAGCCCGAACAGTTCCGGCACTCGAAGTACATCATCGCCTGGGGCGCGAACATTCACGGCAACAACGTCCACCTGTGGCCCTTCATCGAAGAGGCGCGGCGCAGCGGCGCAAAACTGGTGGTCATCGATCCCTACAAAACGCGCACGGCGAAATGCGCCGACTGGTATCTGCCGATCAATCCCGGAACCGACGTAGCGCTCGCGCTCGGGATGATGCACGTCATCATCAACGAAGGGATTTACGACGCGGACTACGTTTCGCAGCACACGCTCGGATTCGACGAACTCCGCGCCAAGGTTCAGGAATACACGCCCGAGAAAGTCAGCGGCTGGACCGGCATTTCGGCCGACGACATCCGTAAGCTGGCGCGTGAGTACGCGACGGTTCGTCACGCCGCGATCCGGCTGAACTACGGCTTGCAGCGCTGCGAGAACGGCGGAATGGCAGTTCGGGCCATCACGATGCTTCCCTGCATCACCGGTTCGTGGAAGGAAGTTGGCGGCGGACTTCAGCTCTCCACCAGCGGAGCGTATCCGTTATGCAGCGATGCCCTCGAGCGCATGGACCTGATGCACGTGGCGCTTGGACGTCCAGCTCGGATCGTGAACATGAGTCAGTTGGGATTGGCGCTCGGGACCGTCACCGATCCGCCGATCAAGGCGCTCTTCGTGTACGCCTCGAATCCAGCGGCGGTTACTCCGAACCACAACGAGGTCGTCCGCCAACTCAAGCGTGAGGATCTGTTCACCGTCGTCCATGAGCAATTCCTCACCGATACGACGGATTACGCCGACATCGTCCTGCCCGCAACCACCTTCTTCGAGCACAAGGACCTGCAAAAGGCCTACGGACATTACTACCTTCAGGTGTCGAACCAGGCGATCGAACCGCTGGGCGAAGCGGTGTCGAACGTGGAACTGTTCCGGCGTCTGGCACAGCGCTTCGGGTTCACCGAAGAGTGCTTCCGCGAGACGGAAGACCAGATGATCGATGCGGCCCTGGCCTCGAAGGATCCGTGGCTCAAGGGACTGACTCGCCCGACGCTGGAGAAAGCCGGACATAAACGCCTGAACTTCGGGACCGAAGACCCGTTCCTGCCCTTCGCCAACGGCCACTTCTACACCAAGAGCGGCAAGGCCGAGTTGTACAGTGAGTCGCTGAAGGACATGGGTCTGGATCCGGTCGCGTCGTTCGTGGCCCCGACCGAGTCGCGCCACACCAACAATGGCCATTCGAAGTATCCATTCGAGTTGCTGGCGCGCAAGGCCGACAACTTCCTGAACTCCACGTTCGCGAACCTGCCCGGGACGCGCGCCATGGAGAATCCATCTCTCCTGGAGATCCACCCCGAAGACGCCGGCCCGCGTGGTATTAAGGACGGCCATCCGGTCGCGGTGTACAACGACCGCGGCGAAATCCGCCTGACGGCTAAAGTGACGGACACGGTTCAGCCCCGAGTGCTCGGGGCGAAGCTGGATTGGGCGAAGCACTCGTCGGAAGGGATCAACATCAACGTGCTGACCTCGGAGCGGTTGACCGATATCGGGCGCGGTCCCACCTTTTATTCCGTGCTGGTTGACGTAAGGCCCCTGTAG